A genomic segment from Nodularia sphaerocarpa UHCC 0038 encodes:
- a CDS encoding alpha/beta fold hydrolase — protein MLQFQPPGFGHKVIHTSLGAMVYYTQTTAPWLNAETEDLPPLLFLHNFGGGASAFEWSKVYPAFAATHRILAPDLIGWGESAHPVRDYQIRDYLNTIQEFITQTCRQPVTVVASSLTAALAIRLAISHPDLFHSLFLVCPSGFDDFRQGAGRRIPLPIINSPLLDNLIYTLGAENEFAVRNFLQSFLFAKAERVSPEIVDAYLVSAQQPNAKFSALAFLRGDLYFDLSLYIQQLKTPTVMFWGEKAQFTSIKLGRRLANLNIGAIRDFYAIADTGILPHLETPEVVIGLLQPYLTACLS, from the coding sequence ATGCTTCAGTTTCAACCTCCCGGCTTTGGGCATAAAGTTATTCATACATCTCTAGGGGCGATGGTTTACTATACCCAAACCACTGCACCCTGGTTAAATGCTGAGACGGAAGATTTACCTCCTCTATTGTTCTTGCATAACTTTGGTGGTGGGGCTTCTGCGTTTGAATGGTCTAAGGTTTACCCAGCTTTTGCAGCTACGCACCGAATTTTAGCACCAGATTTAATTGGTTGGGGAGAATCGGCTCATCCAGTGCGAGATTATCAAATTAGGGATTATTTGAATACTATTCAGGAGTTTATCACCCAAACTTGCCGCCAACCAGTGACGGTAGTGGCTTCTTCTTTGACAGCTGCTTTGGCTATCCGTCTGGCTATTAGCCATCCTGATTTATTTCACAGCTTGTTTTTAGTCTGTCCTTCTGGGTTTGATGACTTTCGCCAGGGTGCTGGACGCAGGATACCATTGCCAATTATTAATTCGCCGCTATTGGATAATTTAATTTATACTCTAGGCGCTGAGAATGAATTTGCTGTGAGAAATTTTCTGCAAAGCTTTCTGTTTGCGAAAGCAGAACGGGTTTCTCCAGAAATCGTGGATGCTTATTTAGTTTCTGCACAACAGCCCAATGCTAAGTTTTCCGCTTTGGCTTTTTTGCGGGGAGACTTGTATTTTGATTTGAGTTTGTACATTCAGCAACTGAAAACTCCTACGGTGATGTTTTGGGGCGAGAAGGCACAATTTACCAGCATTAAGTTAGGGCGACGTTTAGCCAATCTGAATATAGGGGCAATTCGGGATTTTTATGCGATCGCAGATACAGGAATATTACCCCATCTCGAAACCCCAGAAGTTGTCATTGGTCTCTTACAACCCTATTTGACAGCTTGTTTATCATAA
- a CDS encoding sensor histidine kinase, producing MSRSINRFSDRLWRGFTERLSVTKISQLFTVWQQMLGEARTRILLWYLLILGITFLVAIPAFRYQIYQRIDQRVLQDMEADIMAFQALIDGKSFVPENRLTDHNSDKMVIESRQLKRLDSGEDLKKLFRAYLLYRLPEDESYLITFIDGEFYKSSPSARPKLLARDSLLMREWAKQTQPQRGEKEFFTPKFSKILYMVEPVIINGETRGIFVVAHNTAGEREEALEAVSVFVEAASLVFILSLILTWLAAGRILAPLGIIITTAHAISESDLTQRLPTRDRGELGELAKTFNEMMDRLEAAFASQREFVNDAGHELRTPITIIRGHLELMGDDPQEQQETLALVISELDRMSRLVDDLILLAKAERADFLQVTTVNVAQLTEELFVKAQALAERDWQLDAVAKGQIVVDRQRITEAVINLAQNATQHTGESDTISIGSAIAKGKVRFWVHDTGEGIPLVDQKRIFERFARTSNSRRRSEGAGLGLSIVRAIAESHDGEVLLRSQLGKGSMFTIVLPLDPPQTVSVYAQYSHR from the coding sequence ATGAGCAGGTCAATCAACCGTTTTAGCGATCGCCTCTGGCGGGGCTTTACCGAACGCTTATCAGTCACCAAAATATCTCAGTTATTTACAGTTTGGCAGCAAATGTTAGGGGAAGCCCGCACTCGGATTTTGCTCTGGTACTTACTGATTTTAGGAATAACATTTCTTGTAGCAATTCCGGCATTTCGCTACCAGATATATCAGCGCATTGATCAGCGAGTTCTTCAGGATATGGAAGCAGATATCATGGCTTTCCAGGCATTGATTGACGGCAAAAGCTTTGTTCCAGAAAATAGACTCACGGATCATAACTCTGACAAAATGGTAATCGAGTCAAGGCAATTGAAGCGTTTGGACTCTGGAGAAGACTTAAAAAAGCTATTTCGAGCTTATCTGCTGTATCGACTACCCGAAGATGAATCCTACTTGATCACGTTTATCGATGGTGAATTCTACAAATCTAGTCCTAGCGCTCGCCCCAAGCTTTTAGCCAGAGACTCACTACTAATGAGAGAATGGGCAAAACAAACCCAACCACAACGAGGCGAAAAGGAATTTTTTACCCCTAAATTTAGTAAAATTCTTTACATGGTGGAACCCGTTATCATCAATGGAGAAACACGGGGAATTTTTGTCGTTGCCCACAATACAGCCGGGGAAAGGGAAGAAGCTTTAGAAGCAGTTTCTGTGTTTGTGGAAGCCGCTAGCCTAGTGTTTATCCTGTCTTTAATCCTCACCTGGTTAGCTGCGGGGCGCATACTAGCGCCTCTGGGGATAATTATCACTACGGCTCATGCCATCAGTGAATCAGATTTAACTCAGCGCTTACCTACGCGAGACAGGGGGGAATTGGGAGAATTAGCCAAGACATTTAACGAAATGATGGACAGGCTCGAAGCAGCTTTTGCCAGTCAGCGTGAATTTGTCAATGATGCTGGACACGAACTGAGAACGCCCATCACGATCATTCGCGGACATTTAGAATTGATGGGAGATGATCCCCAAGAACAACAGGAAACTTTAGCATTAGTGATCAGCGAACTGGACAGGATGAGCCGTTTGGTTGATGATTTGATTTTGCTGGCAAAAGCAGAACGTGCAGATTTTTTACAGGTAACAACTGTGAATGTGGCACAGTTAACTGAAGAATTATTTGTCAAAGCCCAAGCACTGGCAGAGAGGGACTGGCAATTGGATGCTGTCGCCAAAGGTCAGATTGTCGTTGATCGCCAAAGAATTACGGAAGCTGTGATCAATTTGGCGCAAAATGCTACTCAGCATACTGGGGAAAGTGATACTATTTCCATAGGTTCTGCGATCGCCAAAGGAAAGGTGCGCTTTTGGGTACATGATACAGGCGAAGGCATTCCCCTGGTTGATCAAAAACGGATTTTTGAACGCTTTGCTCGAACTTCCAACAGTCGCCGTCGTTCAGAAGGTGCGGGGTTGGGGCTATCCATTGTGCGCGCGATCGCCGAATCTCACGATGGCGAAGTATTACTTCGCAGTCAATTAGGAAAAGGTTCCATGTTTACCATCGTTTTACCACTCGATCCGCCGCAAACAGTCAGTGTTTATGCCCAATATTCTCATCGTTGA
- a CDS encoding HAMP domain-containing protein — protein MKQHHNFDELACSQSSSSLESSNSSPNTSNSRYWFSHLKVAQKIGLGYGLLLSIAVLGTSIGFLIADYYQQQAQKREEAAIEELYQMYQLKTIVFRVRTNQHKLILYMEQSNRWREQYTLLLKYVEQARQVWFEFKASYSTENSIIYDSVIEQKAVDRLLQNYKDFDIYLQRTEVLFSDNNPNQLSPSEIKTAQNQLFNFMHSSSVFMIDDFLDDITNLVEVIAEEYQQANWQLQRAEKLRLYIIIGSLSLSIAIATLLAIYTSGTIARPIQAVTHIAQQVIEQSNFDLQAPVTTNDEVGILAASLNRLIQEVQQLIKVQNNTNEQLEVYSQILEEKVRERTRELNEKNLRLELALDELRRTQAQLVETEQNVEKNL, from the coding sequence ATGAAACAGCATCACAACTTCGATGAACTGGCTTGTAGCCAGTCCAGTAGTTCCTTAGAATCAAGTAACTCCAGTCCAAACACAAGCAATTCTCGATATTGGTTCAGCCATTTGAAAGTTGCTCAAAAGATTGGCTTGGGATATGGACTGCTTTTGAGCATTGCTGTACTGGGAACGAGTATTGGGTTTCTAATTGCAGATTATTATCAGCAACAAGCGCAAAAGCGCGAAGAAGCCGCCATCGAAGAGTTATATCAGATGTATCAACTGAAAACCATTGTGTTTCGTGTGCGGACAAACCAACACAAGTTGATTTTATACATGGAGCAATCAAACAGATGGCGAGAACAATATACTTTGTTACTGAAGTATGTTGAGCAAGCTAGACAAGTTTGGTTTGAGTTCAAAGCTAGCTACAGCACTGAGAACAGTATCATCTATGATTCTGTAATTGAACAAAAAGCAGTTGATCGTTTGTTGCAGAACTACAAAGACTTTGATATTTATTTACAGCGTACAGAGGTTTTGTTTAGCGATAACAATCCCAATCAATTATCACCCAGCGAGATTAAGACAGCACAAAACCAACTGTTCAATTTCATGCATAGTTCATCAGTGTTTATGATTGATGATTTTCTGGATGACATCACAAACCTGGTGGAAGTCATAGCTGAGGAGTATCAGCAAGCAAATTGGCAATTGCAAAGAGCTGAAAAATTACGCCTGTACATTATTATTGGTAGCCTATCACTATCAATTGCGATCGCCACATTATTAGCAATTTACACCAGTGGTACTATCGCTCGTCCCATTCAAGCAGTAACCCATATTGCCCAACAGGTGATAGAGCAATCTAATTTTGATTTGCAAGCACCAGTCACAACTAATGACGAAGTGGGAATCTTGGCTGCTTCCCTAAATCGTCTCATCCAGGAAGTTCAGCAACTGATCAAAGTTCAAAATAATACTAACGAACAGCTAGAAGTCTACAGTCAGATACTAGAAGAAAAAGTCCGTGAACGAACGCGGGAGTTAAATGAGAAAAATCTCAGATTGGAATTGGCATTAGATGAATTGCGTCGTACTCAAGCTCAACTCGTAGAAACTGAGCAAAATGTTGAAAAAAACTTATAG
- the psbV gene encoding photosystem II cytochrome c-550 translates to MFRRLIGVVVATILLTFQLVVGSATAVELDEAIRTVPLNDQGDTVVLSLKQVKEGKRLFQYACAQCHAGGVTKTNQNVGLEPESLALATPNRNNIEGLVDYMKNPTTYDGEEEISELHPSLKSADIFTEMRIFTEDDLTAVAGHILLQPKVVGDKWGGGKIYY, encoded by the coding sequence ATGTTTAGAAGACTAATTGGCGTTGTTGTTGCTACCATTTTGCTCACATTTCAGTTGGTTGTCGGTAGCGCGACAGCAGTAGAACTGGACGAAGCAATCAGAACAGTGCCATTAAATGATCAGGGTGATACTGTTGTACTCAGCCTTAAACAAGTAAAAGAAGGTAAACGCTTATTTCAATATGCTTGCGCCCAGTGTCATGCTGGGGGTGTTACCAAAACTAACCAAAACGTGGGACTAGAACCAGAATCTCTGGCACTGGCAACACCAAACCGGAATAATATTGAAGGATTGGTAGACTACATGAAAAATCCCACAACCTATGACGGTGAAGAGGAAATTTCTGAGTTACACCCCAGCCTCAAGAGTGCAGATATTTTCACAGAAATGAGAATTTTCACAGAAGATGACTTAACTGCTGTGGCTGGTCATATTCTTCTCCAACCAAAAGTAGTTGGTGATAAGTGGGGTGGCGGTAAAATTTATTACTAA
- a CDS encoding CIA30 family protein, with translation MADKNRSQWDLGRFIDTLTYFEVFPLLNWVQQLIQGRPNDHQNLPNGGRNVGVILVAGATGGVGKRVVRRLVERGEKVRALVRDIEKARAILGDDIDLVAGDITKPETLNSLVMANIQAVICCTSVRVQPVEGDTPDRAKYNQGVKFYMPEIVGDTPENVEYQGVKNLVEAAAKYLPPANEKLIFDFTHPSAELRNVWGAVDDVVMGGVSASNMQLLENTAVFAGNVSTANSGGFASVRTKNFEPPFNLSGYEGVELRVKGDGQRYKLFLRTDQKWDGVGYSYSFDTVDNTWITVRVPFKDLVPVFRAKVLQDAPPIYAGKVASFQLMLSKFEYDGALNPKFSPGNFALQIESIKAYGGESFPQFVLISSAGVTRPGRPGINLDEEPPAVRLNDQLGGILTWKLKGEDSLRASGIPYTIVRPCALTEEAGGKELIFEQGDNIRGKISRDDVAELCVRSLQQSDAHNITLEVKSGENHANYINWQQLFSNLQPDKSETFK, from the coding sequence GTGGCTGACAAAAATCGTTCTCAATGGGACTTAGGTAGGTTTATCGATACCTTGACCTATTTCGAGGTATTTCCTTTGCTTAACTGGGTACAGCAGTTAATTCAAGGTCGTCCCAATGATCATCAAAATCTACCCAATGGAGGCAGAAATGTGGGTGTAATATTGGTAGCAGGTGCGACGGGTGGCGTAGGTAAACGAGTTGTACGGCGACTTGTGGAACGAGGTGAAAAAGTTCGCGCCCTTGTCCGAGATATTGAAAAAGCACGAGCAATTCTTGGCGATGATATTGACTTAGTAGCTGGGGATATCACTAAACCAGAAACTTTAAATTCTCTCGTCATGGCTAATATCCAAGCTGTAATTTGTTGCACTTCAGTCCGTGTCCAACCAGTGGAAGGCGACACACCAGATAGAGCTAAATACAATCAAGGTGTAAAATTTTATATGCCGGAAATTGTCGGGGATACTCCCGAAAATGTGGAATATCAAGGTGTGAAAAACTTGGTGGAAGCTGCGGCTAAATATCTCCCTCCAGCTAATGAAAAACTGATATTTGATTTTACTCATCCCTCGGCGGAATTAAGAAATGTTTGGGGTGCGGTGGATGATGTGGTTATGGGTGGTGTTAGTGCCAGTAATATGCAATTATTAGAAAATACAGCTGTGTTTGCTGGTAATGTTTCCACGGCTAACTCCGGTGGCTTTGCTTCGGTGAGAACGAAGAATTTTGAACCTCCTTTTAACTTATCCGGTTACGAAGGTGTAGAACTGCGGGTTAAAGGTGACGGTCAACGTTATAAACTATTTTTACGGACAGATCAGAAATGGGATGGCGTGGGTTACAGTTATTCTTTTGACACTGTAGATAATACTTGGATAACTGTTCGCGTTCCTTTTAAAGATTTGGTTCCCGTATTTCGCGCTAAAGTTTTGCAGGATGCGCCGCCGATTTATGCTGGTAAAGTTGCATCATTTCAACTGATGTTGAGTAAGTTTGAATATGATGGGGCTTTAAATCCTAAGTTTTCACCCGGTAATTTTGCTCTACAAATAGAATCTATCAAGGCTTATGGTGGGGAGAGTTTTCCGCAGTTTGTCCTTATTAGTTCCGCCGGGGTAACTCGTCCGGGAAGACCTGGGATTAATTTAGATGAAGAACCCCCAGCAGTAAGATTAAATGACCAGTTGGGAGGAATTTTAACCTGGAAGTTGAAAGGTGAAGATAGTTTAAGAGCCAGTGGGATTCCTTATACTATTGTTAGACCTTGTGCTTTAACTGAGGAAGCTGGTGGTAAGGAGTTAATTTTTGAGCAAGGTGATAATATTAGGGGTAAAATTAGCCGTGATGATGTAGCTGAATTGTGTGTGCGATCGCTCCAACAATCCGATGCTCATAATATCACCTTAGAAGTGAAATCAGGTGAAAATCATGCTAATTATATCAATTGGCAGCAGCTATTTTCCAACTTACAGCCAGATAAATCAGAGACTTTCAAATAA
- the petE gene encoding plastocyanin, translated as MKLFAASWRRLTLSVLTVLLVVSSFVVFTPSASADTFQVKLGSDKGMLAFEPSKLTVKPGDTIEWVNNKVPPHNVVFDAAKNPGKSADLAKTLSHKQLLMSPGQTQTTTIPADAPAGEYTFYCEPHRGAGMVGKLIVEG; from the coding sequence ATGAAATTGTTTGCTGCAAGCTGGCGACGTTTGACTCTATCGGTGTTGACAGTTCTTTTAGTTGTTAGTAGCTTTGTCGTTTTCACACCCAGCGCTTCAGCTGATACCTTCCAGGTAAAACTGGGTAGTGACAAAGGAATGCTCGCATTTGAACCTAGCAAATTGACAGTTAAACCAGGTGACACAATTGAGTGGGTGAACAACAAAGTTCCTCCCCATAACGTTGTGTTTGATGCGGCAAAAAACCCCGGTAAGAGTGCTGATTTGGCAAAAACTCTGTCTCACAAGCAATTGCTGATGAGTCCTGGTCAAACCCAAACCACAACAATTCCCGCAGACGCACCTGCTGGTGAATACACCTTCTATTGCGAACCTCACCGTGGTGCTGGTATGGTTGGCAAATTGATTGTCGAAGGTTAG
- a CDS encoding carbohydrate ABC transporter permease, whose amino-acid sequence MMPTILVLGCFVILPIIYAVFLSLHKVQLLGGIEYDFIGFRNFTRLVEDERVGIALRNTAEYVAIVVPTQTILALLLAVTLNSGIRGKNSWRILFFLPTVTSSAVLTLIFMWIYNTDGLLNNVLAFLGLPTYNWLGDPAVALKGIMIMNIWSTAPFYMVIYLAALQDIPQKLYEAAELDGADWWQQFIYITIPLLKPVTFFVVAIGIIGTFQLFDQSYIFSGGTGGPNNATLTMVLLIYQAVFRNLQMGYAAAIAFLLAVIIIAVTLIQQRIFGSEKT is encoded by the coding sequence ATGATGCCCACAATATTGGTTTTGGGGTGTTTTGTCATTCTACCGATAATCTACGCCGTTTTTCTCTCCCTGCATAAAGTCCAACTTCTCGGCGGTATAGAATACGACTTCATCGGCTTTCGCAATTTTACCCGCTTAGTTGAAGATGAACGCGTAGGCATTGCTTTGAGAAACACAGCCGAATATGTGGCAATTGTTGTACCAACTCAAACCATTTTAGCCTTATTGCTGGCAGTAACCCTTAATTCTGGCATTCGGGGTAAAAACTCGTGGCGGATATTATTCTTTTTACCCACAGTCACATCCTCAGCCGTGCTAACCCTGATATTCATGTGGATTTATAACACGGATGGACTATTAAATAATGTTCTCGCTTTTCTGGGTTTGCCTACATATAACTGGTTAGGTGATCCAGCCGTGGCACTCAAAGGCATTATGATTATGAATATTTGGTCAACTGCACCATTTTATATGGTGATTTACTTGGCAGCTTTGCAGGACATCCCTCAAAAACTCTACGAAGCCGCAGAACTTGATGGGGCAGATTGGTGGCAACAGTTTATCTATATTACCATTCCCCTGCTCAAACCTGTGACTTTTTTTGTCGTGGCTATAGGAATTATTGGGACATTTCAACTTTTTGATCAGTCTTACATTTTTTCTGGTGGTACAGGTGGGCCGAACAACGCCACTTTGACTATGGTACTACTAATTTACCAGGCTGTATTTCGGAATTTACAGATGGGATATGCGGCTGCGATCGCCTTTTTGCTGGCAGTAATAATCATTGCCGTTACCTTGATTCAGCAGCGAATTTTTGGAAGCGAAAAAACATGA
- a CDS encoding carbohydrate ABC transporter permease, giving the protein MTHISRLPWLKALLYLVLTLYAVITLIPFLWALSASFKPLSEIISGQFNFFPQNFTLDNYKQIFVQEPLFWRWFFNSVFIAVSVTLLNLLFNSMAGYALARLSFVGKSFWFFLILALLAVPTQITLIPTFLILKAIGWLNSYQGMIVPGMVNATFIFMMRQFFVNFPKELEEAGQLDGLNTLGIFQHIVLPLAKPALAAQAVFVFMSSWNNFLLPIVILFDPEMFTLPLGLNSFKGQYISYWNYIMAASMIFTLPALGIYAFFNRYFIQGATFTGGKG; this is encoded by the coding sequence ATGACTCACATTTCCCGCTTACCTTGGCTCAAAGCACTGTTATACCTTGTCCTTACCCTCTATGCAGTCATCACCTTAATTCCTTTCCTGTGGGCGCTTTCAGCATCCTTTAAACCCCTCTCAGAAATTATCAGTGGCCAATTCAATTTTTTCCCCCAGAATTTTACACTTGATAATTACAAACAGATATTTGTGCAAGAACCCTTATTTTGGCGATGGTTTTTCAACAGTGTCTTCATAGCCGTCAGTGTCACCCTATTAAACTTGCTATTCAACTCAATGGCTGGGTATGCCTTAGCCAGGCTGAGTTTTGTCGGTAAAAGCTTCTGGTTCTTCTTAATTTTGGCATTGCTAGCAGTCCCCACACAAATCACCCTCATTCCCACATTTTTGATTTTGAAAGCCATTGGCTGGCTAAATTCCTACCAAGGCATGATTGTTCCTGGTATGGTTAACGCCACCTTTATTTTTATGATGAGGCAGTTTTTTGTAAATTTTCCTAAAGAATTAGAAGAAGCCGGTCAATTAGATGGTTTAAATACCTTGGGGATTTTTCAGCATATTGTCTTACCACTAGCAAAACCCGCATTAGCAGCACAAGCAGTTTTTGTCTTCATGAGTAGTTGGAATAATTTTTTACTTCCCATCGTCATCCTCTTTGACCCAGAAATGTTTACCCTACCCTTGGGCTTGAACAGCTTCAAAGGTCAATATATCAGCTATTGGAATTATATTATGGCTGCTTCGATGATATTTACCCTACCAGCTTTAGGGATTTATGCCTTTTTTAACCGCTACTTTATTCAAGGTGCGACATTCACAGGAGGCAAAGGTTGA
- the hemH gene encoding ferrochelatase encodes MSRVGVLLLNLGGPDKLEDVGPFLYNLFSDPEIIRLPFRWLQKPLAWFIASRRTTTSQANYKQIGGGSPLRRITEEQGQALKQHLGNLGQEVDIYVGMRYWHPYTEEAIAQIAADNIEHLVILPLYPQFSISTSGSSFRLLEKLWREKPELQPIDYTVIPSWYKEPSYLQAMAQLIAQELDQCPNPDEAHIFFSAHGVPKSYVEEAGDPYEQEIEECTALIMQTLNRPNLYTLAYQSRVGPVEWLQPYTEDALRQLGAEGVKDLVVVPISFVSEHIETLQEIDIEYREIAEESGIHNFRRAAAPNTHPVFIKALADLVIDALNNPSFKLSQAAQMKKRVKMYPQENWEWGMTTSAEVWNGRIAMLGFIALVIEIVTGHGLLHIIGLLQ; translated from the coding sequence ATGAGTCGTGTAGGCGTTTTATTACTCAATCTCGGTGGCCCTGATAAGCTAGAGGATGTCGGGCCTTTTTTGTATAACCTATTTTCCGACCCAGAAATTATTCGCCTACCGTTTCGCTGGCTGCAAAAACCTCTAGCTTGGTTTATTGCTTCACGGCGAACTACAACATCTCAAGCGAATTATAAGCAAATTGGCGGCGGTTCTCCACTACGGCGAATCACTGAGGAACAAGGACAAGCCCTGAAACAACATTTGGGTAATTTGGGTCAAGAAGTGGATATCTACGTAGGAATGCGTTATTGGCATCCTTACACAGAAGAGGCGATCGCACAAATTGCTGCTGATAATATCGAACACCTGGTAATTTTACCACTGTACCCACAGTTTTCCATTAGTACCAGTGGTTCTAGCTTTCGGCTGTTAGAAAAACTTTGGCGCGAAAAGCCAGAACTTCAGCCTATTGACTATACTGTGATTCCTTCTTGGTACAAAGAACCAAGCTATCTGCAAGCTATGGCGCAACTCATAGCCCAAGAACTCGACCAATGTCCCAACCCTGATGAAGCTCATATATTTTTCAGCGCTCACGGCGTTCCTAAAAGCTACGTTGAAGAAGCCGGAGACCCCTATGAGCAAGAAATTGAAGAATGTACTGCTTTAATTATGCAGACTCTCAATCGACCCAATCTTTATACCCTAGCTTATCAAAGTCGTGTCGGTCCAGTAGAATGGCTCCAACCTTATACTGAAGATGCACTCAGACAACTGGGCGCAGAAGGGGTAAAAGATTTAGTTGTTGTACCTATCAGTTTTGTCTCAGAACACATTGAGACTTTACAAGAAATTGATATTGAATATCGAGAAATAGCCGAAGAGTCAGGAATTCACAACTTCCGTCGCGCTGCTGCTCCCAATACTCACCCAGTATTTATTAAAGCATTGGCAGACCTAGTAATTGATGCCCTAAACAACCCCAGTTTCAAGCTTTCCCAAGCTGCACAAATGAAAAAAAGGGTGAAAATGTATCCCCAAGAAAATTGGGAATGGGGGATGACGACTAGCGCTGAAGTTTGGAACGGTCGCATTGCAATGCTGGGCTTTATTGCTTTAGTGATTGAGATAGTTACTGGTCATGGTTTGCTGCATATAATTGGCCTTTTGCAGTAA
- a CDS encoding HugZ family protein, whose translation MSKIEQAQAEYETFPQTVESVIISTVSQAGIPNTGYTPFVMDDAKNIYIYVSGLAIHTQNIHINPRVSVLFIEDESKSEQIFARRRLSFDCTATLIERETETWNQIVAQFKARFGELIEVFRGLPDFRIFRLTPSAGRFVIGFGTAYEISGEQLDKLVHITGK comes from the coding sequence ATGAGCAAAATTGAACAAGCTCAAGCTGAGTATGAAACTTTTCCCCAAACTGTTGAGAGTGTCATCATTAGCACAGTTAGTCAGGCAGGTATACCCAACACTGGTTACACTCCTTTTGTGATGGATGATGCTAAAAATATCTATATCTACGTTAGTGGTTTAGCAATTCATACTCAAAATATTCATATCAATCCTCGTGTGAGTGTCTTATTTATTGAGGATGAATCTAAAAGTGAGCAAATTTTTGCCCGTCGTCGGTTGAGTTTTGATTGTACAGCCACTTTGATAGAACGTGAAACTGAAACTTGGAATCAAATTGTTGCCCAATTTAAAGCCCGTTTTGGCGAATTGATTGAAGTTTTTCGGGGTTTACCAGATTTTCGGATTTTTCGGTTAACTCCTAGCGCTGGTCGTTTTGTGATTGGTTTTGGGACAGCTTATGAGATTAGTGGTGAACAACTCGATAAACTGGTTCATATTACAGGCAAATAA
- a CDS encoding response regulator transcription factor, which produces MPNILIVEDEPRIASFIQKGLRSQGFTTTIVTDGQYVLDVVQSNTFDLLILDLRLPGKDGFQVLEELRGQGEDIPVIILSARSDIHHKVAGLEGGADDYVTKPFRFEELLARVRLRLRSAKPVRDAAEFTLKAGNIVLNLRTRQVKIGDRLIELPAREFAMVEKFCRHPGQIISREQLLDYVWGYDYNPGSNIVDVYVGYLRKKLGSQVIETVRGMGYRLRT; this is translated from the coding sequence ATGCCCAATATTCTCATCGTTGAAGATGAACCCCGAATTGCTTCATTTATTCAAAAAGGATTGCGATCGCAAGGGTTCACAACCACAATTGTCACAGATGGGCAGTACGTGTTAGATGTAGTGCAGAGTAACACTTTTGACTTGTTAATTCTGGATTTGAGGCTACCCGGAAAAGATGGATTTCAAGTCCTCGAAGAACTACGGGGACAAGGGGAAGACATACCAGTGATTATCCTCTCAGCCCGCAGTGACATTCATCACAAAGTGGCTGGACTCGAAGGCGGTGCAGATGATTATGTCACCAAACCTTTCCGCTTTGAAGAACTCCTAGCGCGGGTACGGTTACGGTTACGAAGTGCTAAACCTGTCAGAGATGCCGCAGAATTTACCCTCAAAGCTGGTAATATAGTCCTTAATTTGCGGACTCGACAAGTGAAAATAGGCGATCGCCTCATCGAATTACCAGCCCGTGAATTTGCAATGGTAGAAAAGTTTTGCCGCCATCCAGGACAAATCATCAGTCGAGAGCAATTATTAGATTACGTCTGGGGTTATGACTATAATCCAGGTTCTAATATTGTTGATGTGTATGTTGGTTATCTTCGCAAGAAATTAGGCAGTCAAGTCATTGAGACAGTTAGAGGTATGGGTTATCGCTTGCGAACTTAG
- a CDS encoding DUF2808 domain-containing protein, producing the protein MMKKLICLSALSLAIATINLPAIAQGQQIQYNQSTPRISSTTGLPDRHYISLYTGEQPLSSITIRPSEFMDLGENIQVTDEAGETIEAQVSQEEDRVKISFTQPVASGTTLEIAMMDVGFAPPMPAGQVFHYQVSGDHVGLAREIPYGLARVQVF; encoded by the coding sequence ATGATGAAAAAATTGATTTGCTTGTCAGCCTTAAGTTTAGCGATCGCCACAATAAATCTTCCTGCCATAGCTCAGGGTCAACAAATCCAGTATAATCAAAGCACCCCTCGCATTAGCAGCACAACTGGTTTACCTGATCGCCATTATATCAGCTTGTATACTGGGGAACAGCCTTTATCTAGCATTACAATTCGTCCCTCAGAATTTATGGATCTTGGTGAAAATATTCAAGTCACCGATGAAGCGGGTGAAACTATTGAAGCCCAGGTTTCTCAAGAAGAGGACAGAGTTAAAATCAGTTTTACTCAACCAGTCGCTTCTGGAACTACTTTAGAAATAGCCATGATGGATGTAGGATTTGCGCCTCCCATGCCTGCTGGTCAAGTTTTCCACTATCAAGTGTCTGGTGATCATGTGGGCTTGGCGCGAGAAATTCCCTATGGTTTAGCACGAGTTCAAGTATTTTAA